A portion of the Rissa tridactyla isolate bRisTri1 chromosome 19, bRisTri1.patW.cur.20221130, whole genome shotgun sequence genome contains these proteins:
- the ABI3 gene encoding LOW QUALITY PROTEIN: ABI gene family member 3 (The sequence of the model RefSeq protein was modified relative to this genomic sequence to represent the inferred CDS: inserted 2 bases in 1 codon) yields MAELEQLQQRDIPAGRQVLRDQHCNLLRVADYCESNYLQASDKRKALEETMALSTQSLASVTYQVNSLATAFLRLLDLQAAELRKVEADVSCVAQRVDIHKEKVSRREIGSLTISKRFPSYQKIMAPPSQPCLEPYYRKPLNFSVLDDIGHGIKDHSTQLSRTGTLARKGTKSAAQAAGTLGRSARVPEPIQPPVVPEGKLSAASSTASLVSVSSSGAPAAPGDGIPAPPXPPPSLPGPPPPPAAAIPPPPPLPGDLPPPPPGDLPVPPLDLLPPGPDDLEPPPPPPPPALPDFEDLAPPPPPVAEDPPWAPESYLGKVVALYPYTQQKDNELSFQPGALLFVTRRYSDGWCEGVMGEEAGFFPGNYVEPC; encoded by the exons gcagcgcGACATCCCGGCCGGCCGGCAGGTCCTGCGTGACCAGCACTGCAACCTCCTCAGGGTCGCCGACTACTGCGAGAGCAACTACCTGCAG GCGAGCGACAAGCGGAAGGCGCTGGAGGAGACGATGGCGCTGAGCACGCAGTCCCTGGCCAGCGTGACCTACCAGGTCAACAGCCTGGCCACCGCCTTCCTCCGGCTGCTGGACCTGCAGGCGGCCGAGCTGCGGAAGGTGGAGGCCGACGTCAGCTGCGTGGCCCAG AGGGTTGACATACACAAGGAGAAGGTGTCTCGCCGGGAGATCGGCTCGTTGACCATCAGCAAGAGGTTCCCGTCCTACCAGAAGATCATggccccccccagccagccctgcctggagcCCTACTACAGGAAACCCCTCAACTTCAGCGTCCTGGATGACATCGGCCACGGCATAAAG GACCACAGCACCCAGCTGTCCCGCACGGGCACCCTGGCGCGGAAGGGCACCAAGTCGGCGGCGCAGGCCGCAGGCACCCTGGG GAGAAGCGCCCGCGTTCCCGAGCCCATCCAGCCGCCCGTGGTCCCCGAAGGCAAGCTCTCCGCGGCCTCTTCCACCGCCTCGCTGGTATCCGTCAG CTCCAGCGGGGCCCCGGCAGCCCCTGGTGATGGCatccccgcgccccc gccgcccccctctcTGCCGGGGCCACCCCCACCGCCCGCGGCTGCCATCCCGCCGCCCCCACCGCTGCCCGGGGACctgcccccgccacccccggggGACCTGCCCGTGCCCCCGCTGGACCTCCTGCCCCCAG GCCCCGATGACctcgagccgccgccgccgccgccgccgccagcttTGCCCGACTTTGAGGATTTGGCCCCGCCACCGCCACCTGTCGCAGAGGACCCCCCCTGGGCCCCGGAGAGCTACCTGGGGAAAG TGGTGGCCCTCTACCCCTACACGCAGCAGAAGGACAAcgagctctccttccagcccgGCGCCCTCCTCTTCGTCACGCGGCGCTACTCGGACGGCTGGTGCGAGGGTGTCATGGGCGAGGAAGCGGGTTTCTTCCCCGGCAACTACGTGGAGCCCTGCTGA
- the PHOSPHO1 gene encoding phosphoethanolamine/phosphocholine phosphatase: MRRCCEGVGLPCLFKGVGMASPRPPRYLLVFDFDETIINENSDDSIVRAAPGQALPEQIRQTFREGFYNEYMQRVLAYMGDQGVKMGDFKTVYENIPLSPGMPDLFQFLSKNHELFEIILISDANMFGIECSLRAAGFYSLFRKIFSNPSGFDKRGYFTLGPYHSHKCLDCPANMCKRKILTEYLAERAQEEVEFERVFYVGDGANDFCPSVTLTSADVAFPRKGYPMHRMTQEMEKKQPGAFQATVVPWESAAEVARHLQELLKKKC; encoded by the coding sequence GGTGTGGGCATGGCCAGCCCCCGGCCTCCCAGGTACCTCCTCGTCTTCGATTTCGACGAGACCATCATCAACGAGAACAGCGACGACTCCATCgtgcgggcagcgccggggcaggCGCTGCCGGAGCAGATCCGCCAGACCTTCCGCGAGGGCTTCTACAACGAGTACATGCAGCGCGTCCTGGCGTACATGGGGGACCAGGGGGTCAAGATGGGCGACTTCAAGACTGTCTACGAGAACATCCCCCTGTCCCCTGGCATGCCGGACCTCTTCCAGTTCCTCTCCAAGAACCACGAGCTCTTTGAGATCATCCTCATCTCTGATGCCAACATGTTTGGCATCGAATGCAGTCTGAGGGCAGCCGGTTTCTACTCCCTCTTCCGCAAGATCTTCAGCAACCCGTCCGGCTTCGACAAGAGGGGGTACTTCACCTTGGGGCCCTACCACAGCCACAAGTGCCTTGACTGCCCGGCCAACATGTGCAAACGCAAAATCCTGACGGAGTACCTGGCGGAGAGAGCCCAGGAGGAGGTGGAGTTCGAGAGGGTCTTCTACGTGGGAGATGGCGCCAATGACTTCTGCCCTTCCGTGACTTTGACTTCCGCTGACGTGGCTTTCCCGCGGAAGGGCTACCCCATGCACCGCATGACCCAAGAGATGGAGAAGAAGCAGCCTGGAGCCTTCCAGGCCACTGTCGTCCCCTGGGAGTCGGCTGCGGAGGTCGCCCGCCATCTCCAGGAGCTCCTCAAGAAGAAGTGTTGA